The region AAAATCTACGGCAGAGCGCAACCTGTGGAAGCCGCCCGTCTTGCCAAGTTTGAGACGACACTCGGAGAAATTGCGATCGCCTGAAGCCCGTCTTAAGACACAGACAAGAGTTAATTCCGCACCAGCCATTTCTGGGCATTCAGCCGCTGGAGTGTCCAGAACACCAATAACCCCAGATCTGACTTACGCTCATCAATCCGAAACGACTCTAGTGTGCTGGCTTGACTATCACTCTCAGAGTAAGAAAATCCCTTCTTGCCGTTGATATCGTCATCAAAAAAGTAGAGATTAAACTGGCGAGGTTGTTTGTACCCGCTATTCCAGCGACCCACCACCTGAGAACAGGGCGGATATTGAGAAAACCCTTTCACCGCGATCGCTGCTTTCTCAAAGCTTAGCTCAACCCCAGAAATCCCTTGCTGCTCCAATCCTGTTTTCAGAGCTGGCAAAAAATCGTCCTGAATAAAGGTAGCAAAGGGCTTATCTTCAAGGGCAGGAACCTTTTCTTTCTTGGACTTGGCAGCGGGTTTTGGATCAGCCGCTGCCTCTTCCTTTACAGAATCTGGAGTTGTTTCTTCTGGCATAACTTTCAGATGAATCCTTTGCAGAATCTCAGGGATTGATTACAGAGAAGCATCAACAAGATTACCCCTCATTCTTATCAGATTGTAATGGAATTGGGGAAAGGAGACGTATAGATGATTTTGGGGATTGGGATTGAGTGGAACATAGCGATTGTTGTTTGGGTTCAATCCATCTGGTTGAGGTCGAGTATAGGGTATGGGGTGTAGGGTGTATGGAATCGCAAGCAAGGAGGAGAAGATTGAAAGCCGCGATCGCGCTGAACGTGCTGGTACAGGGACAAGGATTTCCCATTCTTTGCCTGCATGGGCATCCTGGCTCCGGTCAAAGTATGTCTGTGTTTACCAATCACCTATCCAAACAGTTCAAAACCCTGGCTCCCGATTTGCGGGGATATGGTAAAAGCCAGACAAGTCAAGAGTTTGAAATGATCGATCATCTAACTGATTTGGAGAGATTGCTGAATCAGCATCAAGTTGAGCGCTGCTTGATTTTAGGCTGGTCGCTGGGAGGAATTTTGGCACTGGAAATGGCACTGCGATCGCCGGATCGAGTTAGTGGCTTGATATTGGTCGCAACCTCAGCGCGTCCCTGGGGCAACCATCCCCCTATCTCCTGGCAAGATAACGTGCTTACCGGAATTGCTGCCATTCTCAATCGCCTCAACCCTGGCTGGCAGTGGAATATTGAAACCTTTGGGCAGCGATCGCTGTTCCGCTACCTGATTCAGCAACACACCCCTGAAACCTATTACTATCTGGCGCAGGAAGCCATGCCTGCCTACCTGCAAACCTCTCAACAAGCAACCCGCGCCCTATTCAGGGCCATCCGGCAGGGATACAATCGCCTCCCCGATGTAGCGCAAATCCAATGTCCCTGTTTGGTGCTGGCAGGAGAGTGCGATCGCCACATCACAGCAGTTTCCAGCCAAGAAACTGCAAAAACCCTGCCCAATGCTGAATGGCACTGCTACCCTAATACGGCTCATTTGTTTCCGTGGGAAATTCCAACTCAGGTATTAACTGAAATTGATCAGTGGATTTACTGCCACCCACAAGTAATTAAGTGACAGATACCCTACGGGGGTTAAGCGTAATTTCAGGAAATAACTATTGCCCTCCGTAGTCTCCGTTTCGATACTTTGAAGTTTTGATGAACCCTGCATCCAAAAATTCGTGTGCACATTTATGAATTCAGCAAGAGTTTGTAAATATACTGGTTTCCTCGCAAAGAACACTCCAAAATACTGAGAATACAAATACCCTTTTCCACTGCTAGCTAATTTTGGTGAGTGCCCAATGGCAATGAACGAGTCAACCGTTTCCGTTTTGCTAGAAGATCTCAAGAGTGCCAATGAAACCATTCGTGATCGCGCAACCCGTGAACTTTGGCGGCTCTGGTTTGAACAAAAAGGCATGATTGGATTAGAAGTCCTTCGACGTGCTCAGCTTTTGTTAGAACTGCGAGACTTTGACAGAGCCGAAGAATTACTTAATAAGCTGATCAGTCAACAACCCGACTTTGCTGAAGCCTGGAATCGTCGAGCCGTTTTACATTACGTCCAGGAGCGATACTGGGAAGCGATCGCTGATTGTGAAGAAGTTGTTCGCCTAAATCCAGTGCATTTTGGTGCATTCCATGGGTTGGGACTTTGCCACATGGCACTTGGAAACTACCGGGCAGCTATCCAGGTCTTTCATCGTGCCTTAAACGTACAGCCCTTTTCCATTGAAAACCAACGTCTGATTCTGGAATGCACCCTGAAACTCAGTTAAACCACATTCAACTTGAAAACTAGAGCCTTTGCGGAGCTTTCTCTGAGGAAAAACTACGGATTTGGACGTGGATAAGATCTAAACTTTAAATTTCATTCACTAGATTATTCAACCGAGCCAGAATCAGACGTCACGACTTCAGTTGTCAATGGTTTTGTCGGAGTTTTGCTGAC is a window of Leptolyngbyaceae cyanobacterium JSC-12 DNA encoding:
- a CDS encoding Protein of unknown function (DUF2996) (IMG reference gene:2510094187~PFAM: Protein of unknown function (DUF2996)) — protein: MPEETTPDSVKEEAAADPKPAAKSKKEKVPALEDKPFATFIQDDFLPALKTGLEQQGISGVELSFEKAAIAVKGFSQYPPCSQVVGRWNSGYKQPRQFNLYFFDDDINGKKGFSYSESDSQASTLESFRIDERKSDLGLLVFWTLQRLNAQKWLVRN
- a CDS encoding putative hydrolase or acyltransferase of alpha/beta superfamily (IMG reference gene:2510094188), which translates into the protein MESQARRRRLKAAIALNVLVQGQGFPILCLHGHPGSGQSMSVFTNHLSKQFKTLAPDLRGYGKSQTSQEFEMIDHLTDLERLLNQHQVERCLILGWSLGGILALEMALRSPDRVSGLILVATSARPWGNHPPISWQDNVLTGIAAILNRLNPGWQWNIETFGQRSLFRYLIQQHTPETYYYLAQEAMPAYLQTSQQATRALFRAIRQGYNRLPDVAQIQCPCLVLAGECDRHITAVSSQETAKTLPNAEWHCYPNTAHLFPWEIPTQVLTEIDQWIYCHPQVIK
- a CDS encoding tetratricopeptide repeat protein (IMG reference gene:2510094189~PFAM: Tetratricopeptide repeat) yields the protein MAMNESTVSVLLEDLKSANETIRDRATRELWRLWFEQKGMIGLEVLRRAQLLLELRDFDRAEELLNKLISQQPDFAEAWNRRAVLHYVQERYWEAIADCEEVVRLNPVHFGAFHGLGLCHMALGNYRAAIQVFHRALNVQPFSIENQRLILECTLKLS